A stretch of DNA from Triticum dicoccoides isolate Atlit2015 ecotype Zavitan chromosome 2A, WEW_v2.0, whole genome shotgun sequence:
TAACTTCAATTTTTTTGATAAAGAATCAGAACTTCAATAGTTGCAGCAATGGTAAATTAGGTGCCAAATTTGCAGCATATGACAGGAAAGAAAAGATGTAGCACCGTTAAGCCGACTGGCACATAACAGAGCAATGCCATTACACACAATGTCATAGAGAAGTATCGTTATAGTCCTAatcttatatgctcctccgttcggaaaagcttgtccctcaaatagatgtatctaacACCAAGttaatgctagatacatccatttgaaggACAAGCTTTtgtggacagagggagtacatagaaGTTCTGAACTGAAGCAGTACAAATTAAGCAATATGTGATATGTATCAAGAAATAGATTAGCTAGTTGGTTGTGATTTTCTTCACATGACAAGAAGCCTCAGAAAAACTAGGACCGGCATCCTCTGAAACTAGTGGTTCTCATTTTGTTTTGAGAGAAGACAAAGTTGGCCCTAATGTCATCTAACAATATCCACACATCATGGAATCAAAATAGCAGATTATCATTCTGTCAAAACAAAATAGCAGATCATGATGTTCACATTTGCACACAAGCAGATGCCCTTCAGTAGCAAATTAGCAGAGGTTTATCCCCAATGCACTTGTGTGGGTGTGTGCTTGCGTGTGACGGTGTAATCCCTGAAAAGAAGTATGGCTCTGAACTCTGATTCATTCTGTGAGACTAAAAACGTAGGAGGTGTGTTAGCAAAACTTCTTTTTTTTACAGAAGTGTGCTGACACCTACAAATGGTTATCATATAAACATGGATTTTACAGTGCCATCACTGGTGCCTGATCACTAAACTGAAAAATCTCTACCAGCAGCTCTAATGCACAATACGCAAAAACTCTACAGCTTGAAAGCAATTAATCAATTTCTACCCCAAATATATAGGAGTAGTTCTCACAGGTCCAAACTATGAGTCTCCCGAACTATTGATGCAAAATTGGCAATTTTACTAGCAGTCATCGCACCACAGTTCTAAATGTGGTGCAAAACTAGATAAATCAGATAGGGAATTTCAATAGTTCAAGCAGTGGTTTTTCTTGTCACCACAATTCACAAGGCATCGACACGACATGTCACGGCAGCTTCCTTCTCCTACTATCATTATGAAACCAAGAACCAAACCTTTTGGGCCAGGCAATGGGGGCAGCGCGACTTACGAGGCGGCGACGTAGGCAAGCGCGGCGTCGCCGACGCGGTAGGCGGAGAGCCGACGGATCGTGCCCTGGGAGCGGGCGACAAGGCGGCGCACAGCTGCGTCGGCCTTGACACGGCATTTGACGCGGCGGCACCAGGCCTCGATGTCCACGTCCCCCCACATGTCCGGCGACGCAGCGGCCTCCCTCCACGCCCTGCACACCGCCGCGGGCCCGCGCGCAATCTCGTCGGCGGCGAACCTGCCCCGCAGTATCAGCGCCATTATCTCCGGGCTCGCGGCCTCCGTCCACCTCCAATCGTACAGTTCCTCCTTGACCTCGTCGCCCCTCACGTCTCCTCCACCGCCCCCTTCCACGGCCTCGCAAGGAGTCGCCTTTTCCGTCTGGGGCAAACACCACTCGTTCTCTCCTCCGCCGGTGGCCGCATCCGCGCTGTTCTCCGCCGCCTCCGACCAGCTCGTTCCAAGAAACCCTCCCCTGCCGCAGCTTCGTCCATCAAGCCCGGCCATTTCCGCCTCAGTCTCCATCCGCCACCCTCCGCCATCTGCGACCAAGGCTGCTCCGccaccaactttgggcttcttcttcATGGCCTCGGCGTGCGACCACTTCACCACGGGCGCCGTCAGTCTCCCTCTCCAACCCCCATTAGGCCGCTCCCTCTTTGCCTCCCACCCCGGGCCCTCTCCTCGGGGGAATCCGGCGCCGGACGTAGGGTTCCGACGCTTCATCGCCGGCGATTTGCCTCGACCAACTCGCCGCGTTTGTTTTGGGGTTTTCCGTTCCCTTTTTGGTTGGAATTGGGGAGGAGCGGAGAAGCGCACATCCGGCTCACTAGAGCTGAGCTAACCTCTTGTAGCAATGGAGATGCCCCACCCACGCCGCGTATGGGAGGAGCTGATGTGCGACGCGTGTCCCCTCCGACGGATCTACGCCCCTGCTGCCTCTTGGAGTTCGTGGGTTCGGGGATTCGGGGGAACTGGACTGTGGGTGCACGGTGGCGTTTCGCATTCAAAGGAGGAGAGCAGTAAACTGAGTGGATAGCTAGGATAGGTAACTCGTAGGCGGTCCACCAAATATCTGGAACATGGTTGGATATGTTTAAAGTAGAAAGTAAAGAACGAGAGAATTTGAATGAAAGATGATCCATCTGTCTTTATTGATAACAGAAGTGGGGTATTTATACCCAGGCGGAAGTACACATGGTGCTTGGCGGTCAAGTAAACACATAGTTACTTGAGAGCCAAGAAATTACATAGTTGCCTTGAGAGCCAAGGAAGTACATGGTTGCTTGAGAACCAAGCAACCTATCTAACAATTAACTTAATCCTAATTAGCTTAATTAATAAGCAATTATTCTATTCTTAACACTCCCCCTTGTACAACGCCTCTTCTTTGATACATCCATCATCTTGACAAATTCTTTGAATAATCTTGAATGTCTCCTCCAAAAACCAggtgggaaaaatatgaggagaatatagcagatatgttgctaaaactcccTCAAACCCAATGGGAAAaataataaggagaaaatgatgcaacatataatgattattgtCTCTTGATAACTCATATAAGAAAAACCTTTGAAGAAGGAGAAAAATCATCGATGAGTTTAGAGAACAATTAATATGTCTTGAGTACTTTCTTTAAAAACCTTGATAGGGAAAATAGAAAGTATGACTTATGATCTTTGATAAGATATTGCCTCATTAAAAACCATTATGAGAAACTTTGATAGAAAACTCATAAGGAAAAAGAGTGCGATATGATATGCCATTGAAAACTTCTttaaaacccagtgggaaaaatatAAGGAGAAAGTGTATGGCATATATGGGCACTTGTGTTTATATTGTCTCGTTAAAAACCTTTATAAGAAACCATTAGGgaaaactcatgaagggaaaaagagtacaataTATACAATCTTAGGATTGTTGATAGGTTATAGGTTTGGGAAATTactccccctgaactttgcaaaCCTGGAGAATGTGTAATATAAATTCCATTGATATGATCATGACATTATGGATAATCTGTAGGATTTTCAAAGTATGTTGTTTGCATATTGTTTCCTCACTTTCTATAATTCATGAGGATAAGTAATTTTCGAGCAATGTACTTTATGATATTGCTCTTCATATAACCTGTAGTTTTTGAGTAACACAAGTGGTAgcatcttgataaatcaagttatgTAATTCTGATGAATCTCAACCACATGATTTTTAGTGTGGTTAATCATTCTGCTAAGCCATACATATTTTGCAATGATTTTAGATAAAGCGATTACGTCAGAATGATAACTGGAAATAGCCATTAAAGCCCATTTAGATGACTTCCATACGAAGGCTATTCCAGCAAATTCAGTCATTGATATGGCATTGTTGGGATCAAACAAAGAGCCAATATAATTATATCATATCATGGCCATATCTTGTATTTCCTGATGGAAATATCCAAGATTTATTGTGAGCTTGAGATATAAGTTGATATTTCTTATATCGACCATATACCTTTTGTTGGGGGTTGCACTCCGAACATAGATAGCAAATATAGTGTCAGGCCTGACATAGTTTGCAATTATATGAGTGCTTTGACATTAGTGAGATATAGAACTTCAGGTCCTGATATCACTTCATTAACACGCCTAGGTATGAACGGATTTGTACCCAATCAGGGGTAGTATGACCATATTACATGTCTTTTATTGAAATGATATATCCACATTGAACTTCTCGTATATGTTTTGGATATATGTAGACTAATATAAGTATTCTTGAGAGAATGCTCAAGTTGTAAGCTTAAGCTAAATTTGGTTGAATCCAAATTTTCCGTCTTGAGATGATTTTATGTATTTTTAGGTCCTTTCGAGACATTGATGATGAAATCATCGATATACACTGAGGTGATTTAAGGAATAAAATATCTGATTTCTTTATTAAAACACATAAACAATCATGACTATTCAAGCAATCCTTTTGAAGGAGGAACTCATTTAGTCGGTAGTACCATATGATTTTCAACTATTTCAAGTCATAGAGTGACTTATGAAGTTTTACACAAAACTTGTTGCGATTTGCTTTTGGATTTGGAAGTATAAGCCCTTTAGGGACTTCAATAGAGACTTCCGAAGTGAGTGACTCATATGAGTATGTAGCCACTCCATCCATCAACTGCATGgataatattattatttttattgccAATGATATTTAGTATCAAAACATTATTCCACTCATACCAAGCGGGTATGTTACATCGTAATCGATGTCGGGTCTCTGCGTGAACCCTTTTACTACAAGCCTCGCTTTCTCACCACCTCATTGACTTTGTCTATAAATGAGAAGTTTTTAGTATTCCGTAGGGATGATACTTATGAGGAGTAGGTATTATTGCGGTAAATACTACTCGTTTACAGAGCGAGTGCTATTCTTCGTTACTTGCTTCCTTTTATGTGAACCAATATGAGTGCAAGAGGCACTCTACCATGGATTTTGGTTCAGGGCCCAAAAGATTTTAGCAATTTAAGAAGAAATACATGTCGACAAATGTAGTCTTTAGTTTATATGATTCTGATGGAATCATTGAAGTTTGTGGATAAAATATTTATACCTTTTTAACTCCTTGTGATTTCCTATAACAAATGGAGTCAAGGCGTTTCGATGTCCCGACACCAAAACATTTGTGCACATTTATGTCGGGATTTGGATGATAAGCATCCAGTGAGGTgtctttcaacttgatgttgaaCTACATTTACTGGTTGAGGATTTGATTTCCTTTGTTTCCGCGGAAGCATATGAGAGATTGTATCTCGTCTTGTCAGATTTTCTCCCCCTCTTGCTCTCATTTGGGGAGAAGAGTGGTTTAtcaggtacctccactctttctaaCACTTTACTGCAGGAATATAGAATTTAGTAACACCTTGTTATCAGTAAATGTATGTGGcagatttgcaatgtgttgcaaatataTGATTCTCTAAACTTCTAGTTTAGATTCTTTGAGTACGTGGATATAAGGATTGAATGTCAATAACATTTCTAATTTATTTTTTGACATTCTTTGTGGTACTTATCTCCCCCTAATGCTGAAAAATATCCTTATTGCTGATGCAATCAGCATACAGGCTATGAATAATTTTGATTGATGGATAAattgttattcctcacatagatccctaaTTTCCTGTGAGGGCCCATTGATGTATGCCGGAGTGGTGATATCGATATGTAACCGAATTatcgcagatgggaaatactttgTAGATTTCCACGTGATTACTACAAGGGGAAAGTAGTATGATATGCAGTTGGTATGATTTAGATCATACTTACGGCGTGTAAGGCCGTATGTGTCCAGCAAGAGGCTGGTAAATTTACAATTCTTTAAAAATGATCATGTAATTCATTTAACTCTCTTTGATAAGAAATTTAGCTAAACCATTCTGGGTATGTACATAAAGTACTTAATGCAAAAAAATGCTCATTGAATGAGTTCAACACCATTGTTCATTTGAATGGGTTTATAGACCATGTTTTCAGGAGAATTTGCTCTTACTTTGATAAATTGAGCAAATTTTTTTAGTAAGATCATGCATGGTTGTGTGTGATAAGAGACACACTTAAAACATTTTATGAATGTGTATATGAGTACCATGAAGTATCTAAATTACCCCAGATAATGGTTAAGCAATCCAGACATATCTTTTGAATGTGTTCAAGGAAGAATAAGTGTCCTGATTAGAATTTTAAGGTGAGAGTGCCTTTAAAACTTATTTCCCCTATAGCACATGCGGATGCACATAAAATCTGATGATTTGGGAAAATTTGTGACTTGATAAGTTGTGACCAACAGGATTGTCAATAATTTTTTAATCATCCCCAAACCAGGATGGTTAAGGCTACCAAGCCAAATATTTAATTTATTAAGATCTAGACAATTATTGTGTACGCAAcaatattgagtatgacttgattcaTACATTCTAAATTTATCGAATATCATGTCCGAGAAATAAGATATTGGACATCGCAATACTTGTAGTACAACAAGTATAGGCTAATAATATTTTGGGATAATTACGAGATTACATGAGGTCTCCAATATTATTGAAAAAATTATTATGCAAACATATCGTCGTTGCAATGGGATTCACCATCCTTTTATTGACCTAGATTTTTGGTTCTCACCTTCTGATGAAGAATTGAGAACAATCATTTACCAGAATATTTTCTGGTTCTAAGTTTGCAAATTTTAAATTTTTATCCCAAATATGTGGTGTGGTTTGACTATGTATTTGAGGGTTTGGTAATCATAGGTATAATCTTTGTCTAACCACACATTTGACAAACTTGAGAGTTGTCTTTGTGATCGTTTGAAAACGATATATTCCCTATTTAAGAGGTAATTTTGTCTTTGATTGTCTATTAGCCTCCATGTTACTTTGTATTCCTCATGGTTCTATTTTGTGACCACTGTATTGCATAGTATTCTCAGTACCCGCAAACATTTCAAATAATGGTATATCATCTGTTGGGTGAATCTGATGATTTTAAGAAATTCTATGTTTCTTCATCATGGAAAATTGTAGTACCATCATAAGAGGATGTAAAGTGTGTTAAGGgcatatgaaaaatatttgatcaCGAGATCTCAACTTGAAGTTGATTAAGTGACATAATTGTGAGCTACGATAGACTTGAGGTATTGAAAAATGAATGGGTAATCATTCGTGATGTGCTCAAGGCATCGTGTTTATATTAAGGCAAATATTCAGGGTGAATCTAAATTCATCCATTATGTATTTTAGTTTGAGAACTACGTGAAGTAGGGACACATAAAATGCATATTAGCATTGCAACTTTAGAGTCATCGCCAAAAACATAGATGTTGCATGTTTGACCTTGGTTAGTCACTGTGAAAGCATAACCACAATGTGATGGACATTGCAAAAGTGTTGAGACACTCAATCGTTGCCATAATTATGGGATCCATCTTGATAGATGGACAACACTATAATTATAGATAGTGACATAGGCTTCACTGCCATGCATTTTACCAATGTAATAGAAGTCAATCACAATTATATGCAAATGTTTATGTAGTTTCCTATGACATATTCAAGCAAAATGAGGCTTAAATAGTTGATATTAGCACACAATACCATTTCGGCGTATAGCGAGTGTGCAAGAATAATATTTACTATGAGAGTAAAATATTTTAGTGAACAACAAATGCTTCAGAGGAGCAATTTTTTTAGAAAACTGGTGCTTTTATAACCATATGTGTAGACCTCAATTTATATAGGATAACACTTTGAAGATAATCACCAATATGGTGTAGATCTCACAGTAATAGAAAACATAATCTGACTTTTGtcagtagatgttcataattctatTACCTTATGTTATGCTAAATTTATGAAATCACTTTACAGGTAATCATCTGTCAAAGTGACATGATTTAGACCTTGCAATAATAGTGGATAGTCTGCAAAATTTTGCAGTAGATGCCGGTATTACCTTATGATATCTTGAGGTAGTCACATCAAATATTAATATTTAGAAGAGCACTTCGAAGGTAGTCATCTTGTTCAAATGGCAAAATGTAGACCTTACAGTAGTGATGGATAATCTGCAAATGATACAGTAGATGCCACCAATACCTTGTGATTCACAAATAAAATTTGGGCTAGTCATATTAAGTATGACACAATAATTCTTAAGATTTGCAAGGAAAAATATTTCTGTGCAAACAGTTGTTGTCCTAAGATCGCATGTCATAGGGAATGTTTGCGGTGAAAACATAGATGATACCTTAAATATACGCAAAACATTCTTTTGCATTATTATTACTGTGGTAAGACATATACATGCAAGACTTAATAATTTACATATTTATGTAATATATGAAGACATGAGGCTTCAAATGATATTTACTTGATGTAAATGATGCATAATTATATTTTTATGCCATTTGGAAAGAACTTATGGTATAGTCCAAACGTGTGTAGAAAACCGAGACTTAAAAAGTGAATAATAGTAACCTGAAggttaaaatcctgaaaatagtaagCCTGATGGTTGTACAATAATTTATAGGGATTTATAAGTCGTTGGGAGAAAGTACTAAATTGAAAACAGAGCCAAAGGGATAAGATTCCCCAATTTCTTCTCCCGTGCGTTTAGGGATTTGCCGTCACCATCGCTGTAGCGTCGCTTTGAGAAGGATGTCATGGCGTGCTGGATGCCGGGAGGTGCGAACCGCCGCCGGGCCGAAGGCCATGGACATCGTGCCACTGGAGGGCATCGTGGCCGTGTCGTTTCCGCACCGTGCCGAGGCCGAAGGCCATTGCTGCATCGTGGGCTGCTTCGCCGGATGGCGCCGCCGCTG
This window harbors:
- the LOC119355293 gene encoding F-box protein FBW2-like, whose protein sequence is MKRRNPTSGAGFPRGEGPGWEAKRERPNGGWRGRLTAPVVKWSHAEAMKKKPKVGGGAALVADGGGWRMETEAEMAGLDGRSCGRGGFLGTSWSEAAENSADAATGGGENEWCLPQTEKATPCEAVEGGGGGDVRGDEVKEELYDWRWTEAASPEIMALILRGRFAADEIARGPAAVCRAWREAAASPDMWGDVDIEAWCRRVKCRVKADAAVRRLVARSQGTIRRLSAYRVGDAALAYVAASGKLLNVLQIPMSEISDQAVEKYVKCFPALRVLDISYCEKVTSRGMEAIGRQCKSLAQLKRNMPPEDNNAAPKVVEDEALAVANTMPMLKQLELAYGLFSDVGLDAILTKCPLLRTLDILGSLNVRLDGDIEERCCALESFREPWEPDYHENSCSGGDYDYDDTESDD